The window AATGGAAATAGTGGAGTGCGGCGGAACCCTGGCCAAACAAGTGAAAGCTGGTGGAAGCGTTCAGGCAGCAGTTTCCCTGGTAAGACCCGAGAACAGGGAGCAGGTCGAGAAGGCGGCCGGGGTACTGGGTGTTAAGGTAAGCTTTCTGGATTTCAAGAGCGGGGAAGTGCAGGCTGATGTAGCCTCAAAAAGTAAAATCGTGCGCCTGATCAGGGAAATTCGCCCGGAGATTATTATTACCCAGGATCCAGAGCATTCCTTTCTCGATCTTGACCCTGATCGCCGGGAAGCAATGGTGCTTTACCTCGAGGCTATTAGCCTGGCCGCAAGAGATTGGAAAGTTGAGGAATGCGGTAACTTGAAGCCACACCTGGTAAAAAGTATCTATTTCATGACCCCGGAACGGCCGAACTGCGTTATTGATATTGCTGAAGTTTTTCGCCTCAAGGAGCAAGCTATGGCTGAACTAACCGGTCAGCTGGCCTTTACCGCGGAGATGCTGGGTAAAATGGTATCGGCGGCCGCCATGCGCTGTCTGCTGACAGATTACGAACAGATTAAGGACGTACCAGTAGAGCTTGGCCGGGCCCTACACCGGGAGATGAATAGAGCTTTTCATCTTTACCACGGTCTTTTGAGCCATTCCAGCTTTGTACTTGCCGAGCCTTTCCGTCGCCTGGGTCGGTTCGAGTTGGAATACCTATTATAAAATGTAAAACAGTGCTAAAAACATGTTGGGGGTGTAAATAAAGTGAGGCATATAAAGCAAAGTATATCTATCCTGTTGATTATTATGTTGATTGCCGGGTTAGCCGGGTGTGGTGAGCAACAAAAAGAAGTACAGGAAGCCAGGCAAGAGCTTGTGGTCGGGTTGGCGGCCGACGCCAATGAACTCAAGTTCAAAGAAGTGGGTATCGGGTCGCCGAATGCCAATATCTACGAAAGTCTCGTCAAGCTGGACGCCGACTACCAGGTTCAACCGCTCTTAGCCACCAGGTGGGAGTACAGAGGCGACAACACCTGGAGGTTTTACCTAAGGGAAGGCGTCAAGTTTCATAACGGAGAAGAGTTGACGGCGGAGGCGGTCAAGCGGTCCCTGGAAGAGGAAATACGTCCCAGCGGTAGGGCCGTCCTGAAAATCGAGAAGGGCTCCGTCAAGGTTGTCGATAAATATACGGTCGATATCGTCACCACAGAGCCCAACATGCGCGTCCCGGAGATCCTGGCGCATCCCCTCAACGGAATCCGAGCGCCGGGTGTCGATCCTGTTGCCAATCCGACCGGCACAGGCCCGTTCCGTTTCGTCCGCTACGAAAAAGATAAAGAACTCGTCGTGGAGCGCAATCCCGACTACTGGGGTACACCGCCCAAGCTGGATAAGGTGACTTTTAAATACATTCCCGATCACAACACGCGCCTGATGGCCCTTCAAGCCGGAGAAATAGACGTGGCGAGGGAGATCCCCCGCGAAATGCTCGGGCAGGTCAAGGCGATGGACGGTGTCAGATTGGCAACCGCGCCGCAGGGCCCGTATGTGGCACTGTCCCTCATGGTCAACGGGAAACCGCCGCACGACATTTTGCGGGATAAGACAGTACGGCAGGCCATCGGGTGGGCTATCGACCGCGAAGCCATTATTCAAAAGGTGTGGGAAGGCAACGCGGACGAGAGTCAAACGGTTATTCCCGCGGGGATTCTGGGAGAGCACAAAAACCTGGTACAAGGATTTGGCTATGACCCGGCAAAAGCCGGACAGCTGCTTGATGACGCCGGCTGGAAGCCCGGGCCCGACGGTATCAGGACCAAAAACGGCAGGCGGCTTGAGCTTACGCTGGTTTCCGGTTTTCCTTCGGCCAGCGTGTTGAAACCTTTGCCCGAAGTCCTGCAGCAGCAGCTTCGTGACGTCGGCATTGATGTCCGTATTGTGGAGGTGGCTGATGACGGCCTGTACTACGGCAGGCTGGAAAAGGGTGAAGGCGACCTCTGGTTGGAGCGGGGGAATCAGAATAACGGCGACCCGACCTTCCTTCCGGAACTCCTATACCACAGCCGGGGATACCAGGGGTCTACTTACAACAAGCCGTTCTGGCCGGGGGAAGAGTTCGACCGCCTTATTGACGAGGCCAGGAACACCCCGGATATCCGCGAGGCCACCCGGCTTGTGGCGGAGGCTATGCACATTCTGATTGATAAGGAAAGCACCGTCGTGCCTATTGCCGCCCTTTACAATGTCTATGCCGTAAAAGAAAAGGTCCAGGGACTCAGCCCTCATCCCGCGCCTATCCACACCAGATGGGATACCGCTTACATCAAAGGATAGCGGAAACAGTATGCGTGTGCCGAAGAGTGCAGAGGTGAGAATTCCTTCCGAGGGCACCGTCCTTACGGGCACGCTTCTTATGCCCGCCGGTGAGGGGCCGTTTCCGTGCGTTGTGATCGCCGGGGGAACAATGTCGCACACCCGTGACGGCCGGCTCATTGATCCCGACAGGGTTGTCCCAGAACGGGACGCCCTCAAACGGCTGGCAACGAGGCTGGCGGCGGCGGGGTACGCTTCCTCATACGCTGGGATAAGCGCGGCTTCGGCGGTACTCCGCCGGGGCCGCGGCCTGCTACGTACAGGGATGAGACCGCTGATCTGATTGCCGTTATGCACTTCGCCCGCCGCCACCCCGCTGTCTCGCGGGTGGCGAGCCGCCGCACGAACAGTTCCGGTATATCGCCGGGCCGGTACTGATCCTGCACGGCGAGCGGGACATGAACGTCCCTGTGGAGTACGCGGCTAGAATTGTGCCAGGTGTTTGTTTCTGCCGAAAGTCGAAATGTGTCGAATTGTGCCAAAAGAAGGAAATTTAAAAGTGATGGCGAAGGGCATTATCAAGGCCAAATTTTTGCAGCAATTATTTGGCAGCAGATGTCAGTTCCATTGATGTTGCACACCTTGATCTGTTTGCGCCCCGTCTGCACACAACGCCCGTCTGCGCGCCTCGCGCAAGCAGGTGCGGGATCGCACAGGCAGGAGGACCCCTGGAGGTGATCTCTTGGCGTCCGACGGTTTGCGTCCCGGTCTAATTGTCACGGGGCCGCTGTTGCCGGAGCCCGTGGAGATCATTGCCGTCGTTCCTCTGGGTGATGCGCTGAAGCTTGTCGGCAAGGGGCTTAAGACCAATCAGGTGCATGATCCGATTCTCACCGCCGCTCAACTCGCCCAGCTCGATGTTTCTCCCGCAAGTCGGCCTTTCGACGGCGATGCGGTCTTGTTCCGCTTGGGAATAGAGGCCGAACGCCTTGGCCTCGCTTACGAATATGATCCTTACTTTTCGCTTTCCATCGCCCGGGTTGATCCACTGCCGCACCAACTGGAGGCGGTCTATGACTATTTTCTCAAGCTGCCGCGTATCCGCTTTCTGCTGGCCGACGACCCAGGGGCCGGGAAAACGATCATGGCCGGCCTCCTGCTCAAGGAACTCAAGGCCCGCGGGCTGGTTGCCGTTCTGCGCCCTGTAGATCAGCGCGAAGTATGTTATCCATACCCTGGGTGGACGTGTGTGCCTCATTCCAGCATCGAAGAACTGTCCGGTTGGAGCCTGGAGATCTAACCAAGAGAATGTGCAGCAAGTCTAAAAGGACAATGACCATTCTTGTTGAAATTTGCTAAACAATAACTTGTAGGTTTATCCAGAAGCAGGGATAAGGTGTTTTTGCGTTAGTTTGCCTTTTTGCGGCGGTACGGAATTATTCCGTTTGAGCATAGAAGCAATATGATCGATTGACTTGAAACTGGGGAGCATTAGCGTGGCCAATCATTTATCTGTTAATGTGGGGGATCGTATCAAACTGCGCCAAAGGGCGTGGCGTATACGAGGTCGGCGTTCTTTGCCTCCACATATAGTAATTTTTGAACTCGAATCCCTGGACACCGAAAAGCCACGTTCTATTTCTGTTGTGGTTCCCCCGGATGAGTTTTTTGTTCTTCCGACGGAGTCCTTGTATTTCGATGTGAAGGGGTTAAACGCTTTTGCTTCATGGGCGAATGACCACCGTCTCATCGCTGCGACTTTGATGCGTGAAACAGCCGTGTTGTCGGGAGCCCGATTCGGCCGTGTTTGCCTGGAAGCCTATCAACTTGCCCCGACACTGAGACTATTGAATAAGCCTCGTCCCAGCCTCCTGATTGCAGATGACGTTGGCTTGGGCAAGACCATTGAAGCAGGTTTGGCGCTCCTTGAATTGGCTGCTCGAGGACGAGCCCGTCGCGTTTTGGTGGTTACGCCCCCAGGTCTCCTCCTGCAATGGAAGGACGAACTTGAGGAGAAGTTCGGCATGCAGTTCACGTTAATCGAGAATGCAGCAGGACTTGCCCGGGTCCAGACTCAGCTTCCGGCCGGCATCAGTCCATGGGAGGCGCTGCCCAGAGTCCTTACATCCATTGATTTTCTGAAGAAGGAGACGGTTCGCGATCGAGCGCTTCGAAAGCAGTGGGATCTCATTATTGTAGACGAGGTGCATGGGCTTGCTGAAGCCGGGACACCTGCAAATCCATACCGTACGCAACGCACTCGCCTCGGTCTTGCCCTTCGGGATTCCGCCAAGGGCCTGATTCTGTTGAGCGCGACACCTCATAACGGGTACCCTCACTCTTTTCGCTCACTTATAAATCTGGTTGAGCCCACGGCGGCAACGTTTCACGGCAAACCGGAGACTATCGCCCGCAGAGTCCAGAGAGCGATGATACGGCGTATGAAACCCCAAATTGTGCACAAACTTCCCAACGGCACAGAGGAACCGGTTTTCCCGCGCCGAGATGTCCAAGGCATTCCGGTAGAGGTCAAAGGCGCTGAACGGGAACTCCTTAAGAAGGTTGCGGCATACTGTTCTCGGACCGCTCGTTCGGCCAAGGAGGCGGAAAATGCTGAACAGGTCACGTTTGCGATGCAAATTATTAAGAAGCGTTCCCTCTCCAGCAGGAATGCTTTGGGAAAGACGATAGAGAACCGGCTAAACGCGCTTCGAAAGAAGGACGAAGAAGAAGTTCCCCCCACAAATGCAGAAATCCGCGACCTGCAGGCAGACCTCCCGCTCGATGAGGCGACTGCGGAGCGAACCGCCATCCGCATTATTAAGTCAGCCCTTCCAAAGGAAGAGAAGCAGCGCAAAGCGGAGATTCGAGCCCTGAATGATATTCGGAAGACACTGCGCAGCCTTCCTGAACGCGATCCCACGACGTTCTTCTGCGAGAAATACGCGCGGTGTTTGGGCGGAATCCGAATGATAAGATCATCGTGTTTACTGAATACCTGGATACGCTGGAGGCCATCCGGGAAGCTCTCGAAAAATCACAGGATCTCGCGGGGCGATTTGTTATCCTCCGTGGGGGTTTGAGCGGTCGTCAGCGGGCGCGGGTTCAGGAAAAGTTCGAGGAGATAGAAACGCGCTTGCTCCTGGCGACGGATGCGGCAAGCGAAGGACTGAATCTCCAGCGTTCTTGCCACCGTGTTTTCCATTTCGAACTTCCCTGGAATCCAAACCGGATGGAGCAGCGCAATGGTCGGGTGGACCGGTATGGTCAGACGCAAACCCCGGTAATTCGGTACCTTTACTACCCGGACAGTCCCGAAGACGACGTTCTCCATCGCCTCGTTGGAAAAATCGAGCGAATGCAAGATGACCGGGTTTCTACGCCGGATATTCTGGGAACCTTGCAAGGGACGGCTGAACTGGATCAGGGTCTTGTGTATTTTGACCCTGAAGCCGGGGATATTGACGCGCGGAAGGAATCACTCGTTCGTCTGTTCGATGACCGCACGGCTGATTTTGTGCGTAATGTTTATCCCCTGGTAGCGGCGGGAGGGCCGGATGAATCCGAAAACAGGAAGCTTCTGGACTTACTCAACACTGCTCATCCACTACTTCCGGATGATGAGGAACTAGAACGGATAGTCGCTGATCTGATCGGACCTTCATCCTTTAAGCCGACCGATCAAAAACACATCTTCCGAGTTCAAGTTCCGATCCGTTATCGTGGTCCAGATGTTAAGGCGATCTATCCTCGGGTCACATTTCGGCGTTCCATTGCCGTCAAATATCGGGCGGCTGATGTTGAGTTCATCACCCCTCTGCATCCGCTGGTCCAAACTATGGCGGCAGAGGCACGCCGCCATCTCCTGCAGGTGTATCCCGACGAACGGAGCTTGCCTCCGCGCAGACTGGCGGCCCGGCGGGTTCCGGATTCCGAAGCTGCATCGGTTGTCTTTACGTATTTTGGGAGCATTACCGGCGGGGGTAGTCTGCTTGAGGAACACCTAATGGCAATTCGGGTCACACCGGATCTGCAGGTGATTGGATCGTCTGGGGAAGCGCTACGATGGCTCCAGTTAGAGGCGAACGCGGGAGAGGTGCCGGCCGACCTCCTCGAGCGCCTGTTCAAAACTCAGTTTGATGCTATGATGCAAAAAGCTTTAAAGTCTGCACAACTTGACTTGAAAGAACACGTTGTAGCGGTTAAAGAGCATCGGCGGCGCCAGGCGGAGATACTCCGGCACGACTTGGAGCGGGATCTGGCGGACCGCCTGCAGGAAATCGAAAACGAGGAACGACAAGCTAAAGGTCTGGTTGAAGCCGGAGGCCAATTGCGGCTTTTCTCCTTCGAAGAAGTGAAAACAACCGGCTTCGAGTCTAAACGTGCGGTTGCAAAGGCGCAGGCAGAGAAACGACGTGGAGAGATTGCCCAGTTCGAGCAAGTGGACGACCCGGATGAGCCGCGACCGCTGGGTGCGCTGTTCCTGGTGCCGGAGGAATGCTTGTGATCTTTCGCCACCTAAGAAACGTCCGCGGCTTCTTCTCCGACTATTACCTGGGGAGCGTATTTGGTCGGGGACGGGGCAGAAGGAAGCAGATTTCAGACCGGGAGACTGGTATTGCTTACCGCCGCTTTTTGCGTATTTACGAACGGGCCGAAGGACGTGCCTTTGACGCTTCGCTCTGCCGGGAACAATTCATCCGTCCACTCCTCCGTGACGTCCTCGGATTTCATCTGGGAGCGGGGGAAAACCGCATTCACTATCTCTTTCGTTCGGCTGAGGACGAGGCCAACGATGCCAAGCCGCTCCTGCCGGTCTATTGCGGGTCCTGGGACGAGGACCTGGACAGCGGTCGCGGTAGCGCCGTTCCTATGCGCCGGTTGGAAAGAGCATTGACGGGAGCCGATCTGAGTTACGGTTTCCTAATCACCGGAGAATGCATCCGGTTGGTGCGCGCACCTGGCGACGGCCCGCGCGGTGCCTATCTCGAGGTGGATCTCGCGGGGTTGGCGACCGATGAAGACCCGGAATCGTTTGCTGTTTTTTACCGTCTCTTCACCTTTTCTCAATATCAGCCCGATGATCAGGGGCGTCTCCCCATACGCCAGGTCGAGGCGGAAAGCAGAGAACATGCCGAGAAAGTCTCGGAGGATCTTAAGCGCACAGTTTTCACGGCGGCCGAGTCACTGACCGGTGGTTTGTTGCAAGATGCCGTACGGAGGGGAAGTGTCGCCGACCCCGCCACGATTACTGAAACGGAGCGTATGGCGTACCGCGACGCCGCCCTAACCGCCCTTTACCGTATCCTTTTTATCCTCTATGCCGAGGCGCGGGATCCGAGATTGGACGAGCACAAGTTGTACCGGGAGGCGTATTCGATCCTCGGACTGGTCGATGATCTCTTGCGCGACCCCACCCGTGACTGGCCGGAGAACAGTGCCGGCCTCTGGATGCGCCTTAAAGCCTTGTTCCGCATTTACGACCAGGGCCTGCCGCGGATTACCCCCTGGGAACACATCCCACCGCGAGGCGGCGATCTTTTCAAAGCCGACACGCCGGATGGTCGCCTGCTTGATGCCGCGGAACTGCCCGACAGGATCATTGTCCGGGTTCTCCTCGACCTTACCACCACTGCTCCTCGCCGCGGTATCGGGCGCGAACGGGTTTCCTTCCGTGAGCTTGACATCGAGCAGCTGGGTGCTGTGTACGAGGGTCTGCTGGAGTATGAGCCGCAGGTTGCTCAAAATACTACCATCGAGGTGCGGGTGCAGGGCAGGATTTATGCTTTGCCGCCGGGCGAAATCGCCCGCCTCTATGAAGAAAAAGCCCTGATTTTAAAGGGCGATTTTGCCGTTGTCGCCGGGACGGAGGCGGAATACCTGCATCCCGAAGCACCCGAAGAGGATGACGGGGAAGCGGATGTTGAGGACGAATTGGTTCAAGACGAAGATGCGGAGAATGCGCAGACGGACATAGAAGGCGAGGAACCGGAGGACAAAGGAGTCAAAAAAGGTGCCGCCGCCCGCCTTGTGCGCCGCCTGGAGCGCGGGGATTTCCACTTCGTCCCGGGGTCAGCGCGCAAAGGTACTGGTTCCTTTTATACCCCGCTTCCCCTGGTGCGGGATCTTGTCTATCACGCGCTTGGGCCGCTGGCTGAAGGGAAGAGTCCTGCTGAAATTGAAAGCCTGCGTGTCCTTGACCCCGCTTGCGGTAGTGCACACTTCCTGGTCGAGGCCATGCGTTTCTTGGGCCGTGAGTTACATCGCGCCTATGCAGAAGGGTACGGCGCCAAGGGTCCCCCGCAATTCCGCAGTACCACAGGCCAACGTTGGGACAGCGACTGGCAGGTGTCGGATGAGGAAGCGCGCGCCACCAACTCCGAAGCCCGGGCATGGTGCAAGCGCCGGATCGCCGAACGCTGCCTTTTCGGCGTAGACCTAAACCCCACCGCCGTCAATCTGGCACGGGTGGCGCTGTGGATCGAGTCCTTGGCCGGCGACCGGCCGCTCACCTATTTTGAACACCATGTTCGTTGCGGCAACTCCCTGTTGGGCACCTGGCTCAAACGCCTCGACGACCCGCCGTTGCCGTCCATGGAGAAGCGGCAGCCCAATGGCCAGATAAGCCTGTACACCACCTTCGCCGATCACGTACGAAAAGTTGTTCACGAAGCCGCGGAAACACGCCGGTTGATTGACCGTGCCGCTGACGGTGGTGATGTTGAACCGGAAACCATTGAGGAACAGGAATTCAAACAGTACCAACTGAGGGAGGCCGAAAGGATCCTTGGTGCGGCCCGGCTTCTTTTTGATCTCCGTTCATCTTCGGCATTCATCCCGGAGATCTGGGGCGAATGGACTGTACTATGCGGGTATGTGACGAAGCCTGGGCAACTGGAGGCCTACGCCCGCTCCCGCCCTTGGTGGGATGCATTCGAACAGGTCCGCCGTCGCGAGCGTTTCCTGCACTGGGAGTTAGAGTTTCCCGAAGTTTTTCTCGATCCGGCAAGGCCGGGGTTTGATGTCGTGCTCGGTAATCCTCCGTGGGACAAGATCAAACCGGACAAGAAGGAATTTTATGGCAAGTACGATATTTTCATCCGGGCGTTTGTGGGAGGCGAGTTGGACCGGCGGATCGCCGAACTTCACGCTGCAATTCCTGGGCTTACGGACGAGTTCAGGGCATATGAAGACCGTGTAAAAACCGTCGCTGCCTGTCTTAAGAAGGGCGGTGATTATGAATTTCAAGACTGGAAGGTTGACGGCAGGAACACGGGTGGTGACCCGGACAAGTTTAAGTTTTTTGTTGAGCGTGCCCACCAGGTGGTTTACGCGGGTGGCCGCGTAGGTTTAGTTGTTCCCTCGGCCATTTACAATAACGAAGGCTGCACTGGTTTGCGCTATATGTTATTAGACGACTCCCAGGTCGAACGCTTTTACGCCTTCGAGAACCGCAAAAAAATCTTTGACATAGACTCCCGCTATAAATTTGTTAACCTGGTCTTTCGCAAGGGCAAGCCGGAGGCTGACGGTTTTGAGGCTGCCTTTATGCGTCATGAGTTGGACGAATTGATCAGCACCAATTGGAAGCCGTGGATGGTACCGGTCAAAAAGAGCGAACTCAAGTACCTCTCGTCCGGCACACTGGCGTT is drawn from Candidatus Desulforudis audaxviator MP104C and contains these coding sequences:
- a CDS encoding ABC transporter substrate-binding protein; this encodes MRHIKQSISILLIIMLIAGLAGCGEQQKEVQEARQELVVGLAADANELKFKEVGIGSPNANIYESLVKLDADYQVQPLLATRWEYRGDNTWRFYLREGVKFHNGEELTAEAVKRSLEEEIRPSGRAVLKIEKGSVKVVDKYTVDIVTTEPNMRVPEILAHPLNGIRAPGVDPVANPTGTGPFRFVRYEKDKELVVERNPDYWGTPPKLDKVTFKYIPDHNTRLMALQAGEIDVAREIPREMLGQVKAMDGVRLATAPQGPYVALSLMVNGKPPHDILRDKTVRQAIGWAIDREAIIQKVWEGNADESQTVIPAGILGEHKNLVQGFGYDPAKAGQLLDDAGWKPGPDGIRTKNGRRLELTLVSGFPSASVLKPLPEVLQQQLRDVGIDVRIVEVADDGLYYGRLEKGEGDLWLERGNQNNGDPTFLPELLYHSRGYQGSTYNKPFWPGEEFDRLIDEARNTPDIREATRLVAEAMHILIDKESTVVPIAALYNVYAVKEKVQGLSPHPAPIHTRWDTAYIKG
- a CDS encoding PIG-L family deacetylase; translated protein: MHGKKDILLLATYGMEIVECGGTLAKQVKAGGSVQAAVSLVRPENREQVEKAAGVLGVKVSFLDFKSGEVQADVASKSKIVRLIREIRPEIIITQDPEHSFLDLDPDRREAMVLYLEAISLAARDWKVEECGNLKPHLVKSIYFMTPERPNCVIDIAEVFRLKEQAMAELTGQLAFTAEMLGKMVSAAAMRCLLTDYEQIKDVPVELGRALHREMNRAFHLYHGLLSHSSFVLAEPFRRLGRFELEYLL
- a CDS encoding Eco57I restriction-modification methylase domain-containing protein, which gives rise to MLVIFRHLRNVRGFFSDYYLGSVFGRGRGRRKQISDRETGIAYRRFLRIYERAEGRAFDASLCREQFIRPLLRDVLGFHLGAGENRIHYLFRSAEDEANDAKPLLPVYCGSWDEDLDSGRGSAVPMRRLERALTGADLSYGFLITGECIRLVRAPGDGPRGAYLEVDLAGLATDEDPESFAVFYRLFTFSQYQPDDQGRLPIRQVEAESREHAEKVSEDLKRTVFTAAESLTGGLLQDAVRRGSVADPATITETERMAYRDAALTALYRILFILYAEARDPRLDEHKLYREAYSILGLVDDLLRDPTRDWPENSAGLWMRLKALFRIYDQGLPRITPWEHIPPRGGDLFKADTPDGRLLDAAELPDRIIVRVLLDLTTTAPRRGIGRERVSFRELDIEQLGAVYEGLLEYEPQVAQNTTIEVRVQGRIYALPPGEIARLYEEKALILKGDFAVVAGTEAEYLHPEAPEEDDGEADVEDELVQDEDAENAQTDIEGEEPEDKGVKKGAAARLVRRLERGDFHFVPGSARKGTGSFYTPLPLVRDLVYHALGPLAEGKSPAEIESLRVLDPACGSAHFLVEAMRFLGRELHRAYAEGYGAKGPPQFRSTTGQRWDSDWQVSDEEARATNSEARAWCKRRIAERCLFGVDLNPTAVNLARVALWIESLAGDRPLTYFEHHVRCGNSLLGTWLKRLDDPPLPSMEKRQPNGQISLYTTFADHVRKVVHEAAETRRLIDRAADGGDVEPETIEEQEFKQYQLREAERILGAARLLFDLRSSSAFIPEIWGEWTVLCGYVTKPGQLEAYARSRPWWDAFEQVRRRERFLHWELEFPEVFLDPARPGFDVVLGNPPWDKIKPDKKEFYGKYDIFIRAFVGGELDRRIAELHAAIPGLTDEFRAYEDRVKTVAACLKKGGDYEFQDWKVDGRNTGGDPDKFKFFVERAHQVVYAGGRVGLVVPSAIYNNEGCTGLRYMLLDDSQVERFYAFENRKKIFDIDSRYKFVNLVFRKGKPEADGFEAAFMRHELDELISTNWKPWMVPVKKSELKYLSSGTLAFLEYRNPRDREIVLRMYEGRPLLGDQGSGTWNARFYTEFHMTNDRELWTDPRTGKLWNPRQILGNVPGTTDRPPYYDPAAWPEIRERMAEKGFWPLYEGKHIEQFLVDIKPIERWVRLEAAMKKYDQVPDPGPKVVFRDIASNTNERTCIAAVLPEKSCAGHTLARLVTDEAPNVATTVLNAIVVDFTIRLRTAATHLSFTYMSRVAVPQSAVVQRLPSVGTMSALTSGAQHVSDLMTIWDCVWSANRAVAEAYGLTPDDFEYILSTFLVFARKCPEFYAYLRERVSEWKRQTVEIKREVRTRVFPKHTGVTEAAEASVPYGIKARRSASSTKSREAPTQFKQAVIFAWVVYQLYSPGYPVSRYRAGKMIYLIERAVQLGLFRNYLKQAAGPYDPNLRYRGPEGIATHQRQWLVAVDDTHFEPGPRIDEALNYAERYIHISRAQASAVIKQFRTYQDDTLGRWTTVDLAARELIAQGSVVTVESILAHLSASEEWAHKLDQKEFTLELITGTLSGLRNFGFLSGEREGKNRG
- a CDS encoding helicase-related protein; translated protein: MFTEYLDTLEAIREALEKSQDLAGRFVILRGGLSGRQRARVQEKFEEIETRLLLATDAASEGLNLQRSCHRVFHFELPWNPNRMEQRNGRVDRYGQTQTPVIRYLYYPDSPEDDVLHRLVGKIERMQDDRVSTPDILGTLQGTAELDQGLVYFDPEAGDIDARKESLVRLFDDRTADFVRNVYPLVAAGGPDESENRKLLDLLNTAHPLLPDDEELERIVADLIGPSSFKPTDQKHIFRVQVPIRYRGPDVKAIYPRVTFRRSIAVKYRAADVEFITPLHPLVQTMAAEARRHLLQVYPDERSLPPRRLAARRVPDSEAASVVFTYFGSITGGGSLLEEHLMAIRVTPDLQVIGSSGEALRWLQLEANAGEVPADLLERLFKTQFDAMMQKALKSAQLDLKEHVVAVKEHRRRQAEILRHDLERDLADRLQEIENEERQAKGLVEAGGQLRLFSFEEVKTTGFESKRAVAKAQAEKRRGEIAQFEQVDDPDEPRPLGALFLVPEECL
- a CDS encoding DEAD/DEAH box helicase, which codes for MANHLSVNVGDRIKLRQRAWRIRGRRSLPPHIVIFELESLDTEKPRSISVVVPPDEFFVLPTESLYFDVKGLNAFASWANDHRLIAATLMRETAVLSGARFGRVCLEAYQLAPTLRLLNKPRPSLLIADDVGLGKTIEAGLALLELAARGRARRVLVVTPPGLLLQWKDELEEKFGMQFTLIENAAGLARVQTQLPAGISPWEALPRVLTSIDFLKKETVRDRALRKQWDLIIVDEVHGLAEAGTPANPYRTQRTRLGLALRDSAKGLILLSATPHNGYPHSFRSLINLVEPTAATFHGKPETIARRVQRAMIRRMKPQIVHKLPNGTEEPVFPRRDVQGIPVEVKGAERELLKKVAAYCSRTARSAKEAENAEQVTFAMQIIKKRSLSSRNALGKTIENRLNALRKKDEEEVPPTNAEIRDLQADLPLDEATAERTAIRIIKSALPKEEKQRKAEIRALNDIRKTLRSLPERDPTTFFCEKYARCLGGIRMIRSSCLLNTWIRWRPSGKLSKNHRISRGDLLSSVGV